A genomic stretch from Eriocheir sinensis breed Jianghai 21 chromosome 31, ASM2467909v1, whole genome shotgun sequence includes:
- the LOC127005920 gene encoding uncharacterized protein LOC127005920 — MAEPEDEDIKQLVTSVLTCAMSEGVAPEEEPHPGQGAASLPPPRQPRPQPEVPQRGRSWEGLAPDDQYWQQIREARRMTARPKIKTPKPAPRRHHSWARRRSPPMRVSRGTQTRAVAIRNFPEEMTTFPVPWGRRLRSVSVGTQTGATTRAVVGGQEIIPSWDPLPEEVFAMDEVTEWSTKSSLGNSGRNLSSSRYADTTFLNIDYDECSLAALSDLASCLPTLQQQPDPAQDMALRHGSDVEVVNYSHILQVRTVATNTVHVGWRQPQGQHRTRVLSRSLALGWSSNPDTANVATQTHQELLLLF; from the coding sequence ATGGCGGAGCCTGAAGATGAGGACATAAAGCAGCTAGTTACTTCCGTGCTGACCTGCGCCATGTCTGAGGGCGTTGCCCCTGAGGAAGAGCCTCACCCAGGGCAAGGGGCCGCCTCTCTGCCTCCCCCGCGGCAGCCTCGCCCTCAGCCGGAGGTGCCGCAGCGGGGCCGCAGCTGGGAAGGGCTTGCACCGGACGACCAGTATTGGCAGCAAATCAGGGAGGCTCGCCGGATGACGGCGAGGCCCAAGATCAAGACTCCCAAACCAGCCCCCCGGAGACACCACTCGTGGGCCAGGCGCAGGTCTCCTCCGATGCGGGTGTCGAGGGGCACCCAGACCAGGGCGGTGGCCATCAGGAACTTCCCCGAGGAAATGACCACCTTTCCTGTGCCCTGGGGGAGGCGTCTACGCAGCGTGTCGGTGGGGACGCAGACGGGGGCCACGACCCGGGCGGTGGTGGGCGGGCAGGAAATAATTCCCTCCTGGGACCCGCTGCCGGAGGAAGTTTTCGCCATGGACGAGGTCACTGAGTGGTCCACCAAGAGTTCCTTGGGCAACTCGGGAAGAAATCTGAGTTCAAGCAGGTATGCCGATACTACTTTTCTCAATATAGACTATGATGAGTGTTCTCTCGCTGCCCTGTCTGACCTCGCAAGCTGCCTCCCGACGCTGCAGCAGCAGCCTGACCCTGCCCAAGACATGGCACTGCGACATGGCAGCGACGTGGAGGTGGTGAATTACTCCCACATCCTGCAAGTCCGCACGGTGGCGACCAACACTGTCCATGTGGGCTGGCGGCAGCCTCAAGGGCAGCACCGTACCCGCGTCCTGAGCCGTTCTCTCGCGCTGGGCTGGAGCAGCAACCCGGACACCGCCAACGTGGCCACGCAGACACAccaagagttgttgttgttgttctga